tatgtacctaacggtataataatcatatcttcttataacataagataatgtattgtagcctaaagtctgtcttggctagtttttataaacctaccaacgaattattaattattatgttcgatctCTAGTTTCTACCAATaatccaaattttcggaatCATACCGACAAACacttgtaggtttagaacttgcgaaggctataattcatatatgaaaagttatgttatatgttaagttaatctacatacctaccacataaaGACCGGTTGTCATGAGTTTTACActggcaatttttaaataattagattctattatgaacgcttaacataaatacctaatttgtGCCTGTACacaaattaggtatttatgttaagccagttttttatttattcctttgtgtattcatctaattacctatctgcataccaaattttaactctctaggtcatctgaaactgggttagagttttgatctataggtcagtaaGTCAGTCAGTGacaaaaatgaggatttttggacattaatatctaaataaccgtttgagataagcttatgaaatttagacgCATATGTActcgcaagtctcaatatatgagccaaatttgttacgtttatgtgaaatagggttacaaatgaggaagtgctagtaagagtaagggaaaagagacaaatactgagaattattgaggacagaagaggcaagatgattggacacctaataagacacgacgaattcattaaaaacatcatagaaggaaagctagaaggaaagagaggaaggggaagaccaagaagagcttacatggaacagattaaagaaaaggttaacgtcgtgtcttatagggaagtcaaggaattggcctttgatagactggaatggaaaatgctacaccgacaagagcgtggctcttaaattgatgatgatgatgtgaaatagtttttgatttatgagggggtcaaattagctccaaatggttcgtgtaaacACACGGTGCGGCCCGTCAGTTCAGTTTCATGAACTTGGCTTGaaacgctaccgcgtgtctagatacacTGTTTAATGATGAAACCTCAGAACAATATGAAACGATCGTTCCTCTTTTTTCCTTAGTGTTGTACTGTCAAACATTTTCTCGATTTTAAGTCAATAAATTAAATCGAGATTTAGTAAATGTCAGTTGTTTCATAATAATACAGTACCGAGGCTTTATTTTTGATTGCTTTTAGTGTTTACAGATAAAGTACAGCGAATTAGTTTTTCTCCTTAAACACAGTGAATTAGCAAAATGTCGAAGGTGTTAATGATTCGGCATCTACCAGTTGCATTGTCTTTTCAAGAAAGACAGCagttattaaaacattttggTGCTGAAAAAGTCTGGCAGACTTCTGAAAGGCGTAATTATATATTTGCCTCGTTTGCCAGTATCGACAAAGCAAAAGCTTCCCTGTTACGTCTTCATCAACTGGAAATTGCAAATCGGAGGTTAGTAGTAGAGTATTCCTTAGAAAAAGAACCTGTAATACAGAATTATGACTCTGAACAAAGATCATCAGTTACCAAACATATTCAGGATTTTTTAAAAGCACTGAATGCTTGGAATCCTTCAATAGACTTCTACCAACCGCCTCCAgttcatttaaaatataaatatccaGAAATAACTAGTGATATTGTCGTTAATATTGTACATGCTCTATATACACATAAACCATTTTACACACAGACTCTGCATTTAATGAATAAGATGTCACTGGAACTACCATTTAGGGAAAGTGACGAAGCAGTTGTAGCTTTCAAGGAAACTTTTAGAAAATACTTTTTCAATGAAATGCCAATACCTGTGCCAGAACCTGAACCAGAACCAGAGAGTGAAATTGAGTCTGAGTTATCTGGTGAAGAAACTCAGCAGAAAACACAACCAGGGCCAACTTTCAAAAGGAAGCGTAAACTAGCAGTCCCCTTCAAAACAGCTGCAGCTGTATTGTCAACTGCTTCATTACCAAAAGCAAAAAAAACTAGTCATCAACCCACCCAGGAAGAGGTATTTGAAACCGTGACACCAAAACAAGGAAAGAAGATATCTGTGGTTGTCCACCAAGATGCTCTACGGAAACCAACAGAAGAGCCAGATGTGATAGGAGAACTGGgaaaatttgaaaaagaagTCCAATTGGAACAAGTTGAAGAAGTTGCAGAACCAGACCTCCCAGCCATTACGAAGAAGGAACTCTTACGTAACAGAGTGTCATACAGTGACATGAAAGTTCTTCCTGTATTTAAAAACTATCATCCTGGTGAACCATCTATGAGGCTTTATATCAAAAACTTAGCAAAAACGGTAACAGATAAAGATGTCAGTAGAATATACAGGCTGTATATAGAAAAGCTGTCAGAAGAGAAACAACAAGGATTTGATGTGAGAGTAATGCAAGAAGGAAGAATGAAAGGTCAAGCATTTGTAACGTTTCCATCTGTAAATATTGCTGAAAAGGCTCTCCATGAAACCAATGGGTATTTGTTAAAAGAAAAACCAATGGTTGTACAATTTGCCAGAGTTGCTAATAAAAAGACTATAGATTAACTAGACTTTCATTTTTGTTTAACTAATATTTAGATAGTGACAAGTTAACAAGAAATAAGACAGTCGATTTTATAAAACCATTATATTTGCATCATTTCAATAGAATATGACAAAGTGTCTTCATTCATATTACTGTTACCAGAGAGGAATTTATTCAGTTTGCACATTGTTGTATCAATCACACCAAGCTGCTTAATAAGGTTCACAACAACATTTAGTGTATTTTGTAGCACATAGGTAACTTTTTCATCTTTTGTCATTAAATATTGTTGGTAGAATGAATCCATCAGTAGAGTACACCAGTCTAATAACTTACTTTCATAATCTGCACTGATGGAAACTTCTGAATCCACTAGCAGGTATGTGATGTATGACATAAGAAACAGAGTGTCATTTAATGCTAGCCCATTTCTGAGGTAAGGTATTAAAAGTGCATCACTGAAAGTGAGTTCAAGTATGTAGTTCAGGAGCTTCAAACTTTCATTGCCTGAAGATTCTTTATGGGAACAGAATTTAACAATTTCTGCATGATTTGTTATATCAACTTCATTGGGTTTGATAAATTTGATGGTATAATTTAATAGCTGAACTAGAATTGACTCTGGTATGTCTTTGAACTCTTTCAAAAGTGTTAGAATCCTGTTGATATTATGTTTCTCCAGCAATGGTGTAATGACTTGAGAACATATTGTCCTCTCAGTGACGCCAAGTTTCAAGTGCTCCTTAATTTCATTTGCAACATTAAACTGTGGAGCAGATGATGTTTCCCAATTGGCAATCTCTGTGCACTCATCTTGAATAATTTCATGGGAGCCAAGGAGACTTGAAAGGTTTCTCCTTGTTTCCAAGACATATGGCAGCATCCCAATATGGTTTGGAGCTTCGAGAATAATCCTGCTGTTGAAACAGTAAAGCTTTGCTCCTTCAGAATACATTTTCATGGGATACTTGCAGGATCCAACACCAAGACTGACATTGTAAGCTACCATGATGGCTCCATCTTGATCTGTGTTGCTTCCAATAAGCACCAGATGTTGCTTGCCCATCCAGGCTATAGACACTTTGGATAATGTGGAAATCCATGGCACTGTACCAATGGTCTTCCATGACTTATTGGCCAGATCATACACTGTCAATTTAGCATCACTCCCTGTAAAGAAAATAATTGATTTAAGAACATGTTTTA
This sequence is a window from Pectinophora gossypiella chromosome 14, ilPecGoss1.1, whole genome shotgun sequence. Protein-coding genes within it:
- the LOC126372500 gene encoding RNA-binding region-containing protein 3-like; the protein is MSKVLMIRHLPVALSFQERQQLLKHFGAEKVWQTSERRNYIFASFASIDKAKASLLRLHQLEIANRRLVVEYSLEKEPVIQNYDSEQRSSVTKHIQDFLKALNAWNPSIDFYQPPPVHLKYKYPEITSDIVVNIVHALYTHKPFYTQTLHLMNKMSLELPFRESDEAVVAFKETFRKYFFNEMPIPVPEPEPEPESEIESELSGEETQQKTQPGPTFKRKRKLAVPFKTAAAVLSTASLPKAKKTSHQPTQEEVFETVTPKQGKKISVVVHQDALRKPTEEPDVIGELGKFEKEVQLEQVEEVAEPDLPAITKKELLRNRVSYSDMKVLPVFKNYHPGEPSMRLYIKNLAKTVTDKDVSRIYRLYIEKLSEEKQQGFDVRVMQEGRMKGQAFVTFPSVNIAEKALHETNGYLLKEKPMVVQFARVANKKTID
- the LOC126372474 gene encoding nucleolar protein 11, which encodes MAKLHNYHVLCPLIDQKSFLGVSQDKEEEYVIVTLGRNVVNKYRLSDQKQVGGWTSRDHITSAVIYDKEQESYVGIFNNNTIKTWKNSAENLDKIKKHKFSTNMLKLIPRGHKASLIVFSNGNCASLPYAIDNRKTYDSKSFIKESELIIDTSCYSDNGTDYVCYVIKNNKDLYEIVNCPVREELGDMEKSKLNRVKVTRPDDVYIVGELICTSEKYLSVYVLWSDAKLTVYDLANKSWKTIGTVPWISTLSKVSIAWMGKQHLVLIGSNTDQDGAIMVAYNVSLGVGSCKYPMKMYSEGAKLYCFNSRIILEAPNHIGMLPYVLETRRNLSSLLGSHEIIQDECTEIANWETSSAPQFNVANEIKEHLKLGVTERTICSQVITPLLEKHNINRILTLLKEFKDIPESILVQLLNYTIKFIKPNEVDITNHAEIVKFCSHKESSGNESLKLLNYILELTFSDALLIPYLRNGLALNDTLFLMSYITYLLVDSEVSISADYESKLLDWCTLLMDSFYQQYLMTKDEKVTYVLQNTLNVVVNLIKQLGVIDTTMCKLNKFLSGNSNMNEDTLSYSIEMMQI